One genomic window of Coffea eugenioides isolate CCC68of chromosome 1, Ceug_1.0, whole genome shotgun sequence includes the following:
- the LOC113777334 gene encoding protein arginine methyltransferase NDUFAF7, mitochondrial, translating into MLRRVAAQASANYRRLLAAPSSSSPGIYNPFRQCSTSTPSSSSHSHTPNSTCVEHLEDSACTPSPSTKISIDRSGLYNPPEHSHGPTSDSELVKHLKGIIKFRGGPITVAEYMEEVLTNPKAGFYINRDVFGAQGDFITSPEVSQMFGEMIGVWVMCAWEQMGRPEKVNLVELGPGRGTLLADLLRGVSKFKNFTESVHIHMVECSPVLRKLQYQTLKCEGEDGEKQIVSTMTGSPVSWHATMEEVPTGLPTIIVAHEFYDALPVHQFQRASHGWHEKMIDVDENSSFHFVLSPRPTPATLYLMKRCKWAETEEIEKLSQVEICPRAMDLTQTIAKRIGSDGGVALIIDYGVNGIVSDSLQAIRKHKFVNILDNPGSADLSAYVDFTAIRHSAEEISENVTVHGPITQSQFLGSLGINFRVEALLENCTDEQADSLRTGYWRLVGEGEAPFWEGPDEQTPIGMGTRYLAMAIINTEIGVPVPFQ; encoded by the exons ATGTTGAGAAGAGTAGCAGCTCAGGCTTCCGCTAATTATCGGCGCCTTCTCGCGGCACCATCATCTTCTTCACCGGGCATATATAACCCATTTCGCCAATGCTCCACTTCCACTCCTTCCTCTTCTTCACATTCACACACTCCTAATAGTACTTGCGTCGAACATTTGGAAGACTCGGCCTGCACTCCGTCGCCATCTACCAAAATCTCCATCGACCGCTCTGGCTTGTACAACCCACCTG AACATTCCCATGGCCCGACTTCTGATTCTGAGCTTGTTAAGCATCTAAAAGGAATCATCAAATTCAGGGGTGGACCCATCACGGTGGCGGAGTACATGGAGGAAGTCTTGACGAACCCAAAAGCTGGTTTCTATATTAACCGGGATGTTTTTGGAGCTCAAGGAGATTTTATTACCTCTCCTGAAGTGAGCCAGATGTTTGGGgag ATGATTGGTGTATGGGTAATGTGCGCTTGGGAGCAAATGGGACGACCGGAAAAGGTGAATTTAGTTGAACTGGGACCAGGGCGAGGAACTCTCTTGGCAGACCTTCTAAGA GGTGTTTCCAAGTTTAAGAACTTTACAGAATCTGTGCACATACACATGGTTGAATGCAGTCCAGTGCTGCGGAAACTCCAGTATCAGACCTTGAAATGTGAGGGTGAGGATGGGGAGAAACAAATAGTCAGTACTATGACTGGCAGTCCTGTATCTTGGCATGCTACAATGGAGGAGGTTCCTACTGGAt tGCCGACGATCATTGTAGCCCATGAGTTCTATGATGCCCTTCCTGTTCATCAGTTTCAG AGAGCTTCTCATGGATGGCATGAGAAAATGATTGATGTTGACGAAAACTCATC gtttcattttgttttatCTCCTCGGCCTACACCTGCAACTCTGTATTTAATGAAACGCTGCAAGTGGGCTGAGACTGAAGAAATAGAAAAGCTTTCGCAGGTTGAAATTTGCCCAAGAGCAATGGATTTGACTCAAACAATTGCTAAAAGAATAGGTTCAGATGGTGGTGTAGCTCTCATCATTGATTATGGAGTCAACGGAATAGTCTCAGACAGTCTTCAG GCAATTCGAAAACACAAATTTGTCAATATATTGGATAATCCTGGCTCCGCTGATCTCAGTGCATATGTTGATTTCACTGCAATAAGGCACTCTGCTGAGGAAATTTCAG AAAATGTGACAGTCCATGGCCCAATCACCCAGTCTCAGTTTCTTGGCTCTCTTGGCATTAATTTTCGAGTAGAAGCATTGCTAGAGAATTGCACAGATGAACAAGCTGATTCCCTGAGGACAGGCTACTGGCGTTTGGTTGGCGAAGGTGAAGCCCCATTTTGGGAGGGTCCTGATGAGCAGACACCTATAGGAATGGGTACGCGGTACTTGGCTATGGCTATCATCAATACGGAGATAGGTGTTCCAGTGCCATTTCAGTAA